In Deltaproteobacteria bacterium, the following proteins share a genomic window:
- a CDS encoding NifU family protein, translating into MKDKVRSAIERVRPNLQADGGDVELVDVSDDGIVKVKLLGACHGCPMSQMTLKMGIQKYLQKEVPGVKEVVSVT; encoded by the coding sequence ATGAAGGATAAAGTTCGTAGTGCAATAGAGCGTGTCCGGCCGAATCTTCAGGCTGACGGAGGAGATGTTGAGCTGGTTGATGTTAGTGATGATGGTATTGTCAAGGTAAAACTGCTGGGGGCCTGTCATGGTTGTCCCATGTCGCAAATGACCCTGAAGATGGGTATACAGAAATATCTGCAAAAAGAAGTTCCGGGGGTAAAAGAAGTAGTTTCCGTGACGTAA
- a CDS encoding 4Fe-4S binding protein has translation MAYVITDECIACGACESECPSEAISEGEEKYVIDPKLCNDCGTCADQCPVEAIIAGEEK, from the coding sequence ATGGCGTACGTAATTACAGATGAATGCATTGCTTGTGGTGCTTGTGAAAGTGAATGTCCTTCCGAAGCGATCAGTGAGGGAGAAGAGAAATATGTCATTGATCCCAAGCTGTGTAATGACTGCGGTACTTGTGCCGATCAGTGTCCTGTGGAAGCGATTATAGCGGGAGAAGAGAAATAG
- the ricT gene encoding regulatory iron-sulfur-containing complex subunit RicT has translation MEKNDEVIVNTENGISMGKVIVDVKPVPIYHLPTGLKNIIRKATEQDVKIRKENETLEQESRQFCLEKIRERNLPMKLIDVECSFDKSQIIFYFTAENRVDFRDLVKDLVQRFKIRIELRQIGARHEARMIKGLGICGREVCCASLIPNIDRVSVKMAKEQSVSLNPEKISGLCGRLMCCLSFEFDVYQDLKKNMPKSGKVINTAEGPGKIIRQNILKGEVIVVLEGGKEITVKIEDL, from the coding sequence TTGGAAAAGAACGATGAGGTGATTGTCAATACCGAAAATGGTATATCTATGGGCAAAGTTATTGTCGATGTGAAACCTGTGCCGATTTATCACTTGCCGACGGGTCTTAAAAACATTATCCGTAAGGCTACAGAGCAAGATGTGAAGATCAGAAAAGAGAATGAAACTCTGGAACAGGAATCCCGTCAATTTTGCCTGGAGAAAATCAGAGAACGGAATCTTCCCATGAAACTGATTGATGTGGAATGTTCTTTTGATAAGAGCCAGATCATATTCTATTTCACTGCAGAAAACCGGGTAGATTTCAGGGATCTTGTAAAGGATCTGGTCCAGCGCTTCAAGATAAGGATTGAGTTAAGACAGATTGGCGCCCGGCATGAGGCAAGGATGATAAAAGGTTTGGGGATTTGCGGCAGAGAAGTATGTTGTGCCAGTTTGATACCCAATATTGACAGGGTTTCTGTAAAGATGGCCAAAGAGCAGAGTGTTTCTCTTAATCCGGAGAAGATTTCGGGACTCTGCGGCAGGTTAATGTGTTGTCTTTCCTTTGAATTCGACGTATATCAGGATCTGAAAAAGAACATGCCAAAGAGTGGAAAGGTTATTAACACTGCTGAGGGACCCGGTAAGATCATAAGACAGAATATCCTTAAAGGAGAAGTGATTGTAGTGTTGGAAGGTGGTAAGGAAATCACCGTCAAAATAGAAGACTTGTAG
- a CDS encoding TlyA family RNA methyltransferase encodes MSVKIKKVRLDKLLVDKNICPTRERARALIMSGAVLVGEIRTDKAGALISPDADIRIEGEDNPYVSRGGLKLKGALQGFGIDVGDLVILDVGASTGGFTDCLLREGARKVYALDVGYGQLAWKLRIDGRVVCIERTNIRYFEGMGIEDTIDMATIDTSFISLKIVLPAVLKLIKKNNAIILALIKPQFEAGRGEVEKHGVVRNPEVHKKVVEEIKEFCMGLGLSVIGVCESPLMGPKGNREFFIYLSKRGAVVPICC; translated from the coding sequence GCCCGACCCGTGAAAGAGCCAGGGCGCTTATTATGTCAGGTGCAGTGCTTGTGGGCGAGATCAGGACGGATAAGGCAGGCGCCCTCATCTCCCCGGATGCGGATATCAGGATCGAAGGAGAAGATAATCCATATGTCAGCAGGGGTGGATTGAAACTAAAGGGTGCTCTCCAGGGGTTCGGCATCGATGTCGGAGATCTGGTCATCCTTGATGTGGGAGCATCGACCGGTGGGTTTACTGACTGCCTTCTTCGGGAAGGGGCGAGAAAGGTCTATGCCCTTGATGTCGGCTACGGCCAGTTGGCATGGAAACTCAGGATTGATGGACGGGTGGTCTGCATTGAGCGGACAAACATCCGGTACTTTGAAGGTATGGGAATTGAGGATACCATCGATATGGCAACTATTGATACGTCCTTTATTTCTCTCAAAATTGTACTTCCAGCCGTACTTAAGCTGATCAAAAAGAATAACGCAATCATACTTGCCCTTATTAAACCCCAGTTTGAGGCGGGTCGCGGGGAGGTTGAAAAACACGGTGTGGTAAGAAACCCTGAGGTACATAAAAAGGTAGTAGAAGAAATAAAGGAATTCTGCATGGGATTGGGGCTTTCCGTTATCGGTGTCTGCGAATCCCCTCTTATGGGACCTAAAGGCAATAGAGAGTTTTTTATCTATTTGAGCAAACGGGGCGCTGTTGTCCCTATCTGCTGTTAA
- the tmk gene encoding dTMP kinase, with amino-acid sequence MEMGRFISFEGIEGCGKTTQIKLAGEYFQQRRVPFIITEEPGGTPIGRRIREILLNEGSCEQICKETEVLLFSAARAQHIRDVIIPALKEGTVVLCDRFYDATIAYQGFGRGLDIDFIRILNDFSSAKQKPGLTILFDLPVEVGLERAMDRISRMNKSSAEDRFEREDLEFHKKVREGYLFLAKQDNERFRIIGSARGVDEVHREVCIHLSTFIDKKL; translated from the coding sequence ATGGAAATGGGACGATTTATTTCCTTTGAAGGTATCGAAGGTTGTGGAAAAACCACCCAGATTAAGCTGGCCGGAGAGTATTTTCAGCAGCGTCGTGTTCCTTTCATAATTACCGAAGAGCCGGGAGGAACACCTATAGGAAGAAGGATCAGAGAAATTCTTTTAAACGAAGGTTCGTGTGAGCAGATTTGTAAAGAAACGGAGGTCCTTCTTTTCTCGGCGGCCAGGGCTCAACATATCAGGGATGTGATAATTCCGGCGCTGAAGGAAGGTACGGTAGTTTTATGCGACCGGTTCTATGATGCAACGATTGCCTACCAGGGTTTCGGCAGGGGATTGGATATCGATTTTATCCGGATTCTCAATGACTTTTCCTCGGCTAAGCAAAAGCCCGGATTAACCATTCTCTTTGATCTGCCGGTTGAGGTAGGTTTGGAAAGGGCCATGGACAGAATATCCCGTATGAACAAAAGTTCAGCGGAAGATCGATTTGAAAGAGAGGATCTGGAATTTCACAAAAAGGTGAGAGAAGGGTATCTTTTCCTCGCAAAACAGGATAACGAAAGGTTTAGGATCATCGGCAGCGCAAGAGGAGTTGATGAAGTCCATCGTGAGGTCTGTATCCATCTTTCGACATTCATAGACAAGAAACTCTAA
- the holB gene encoding DNA polymerase III subunit delta', with the protein MSFKDIYGHEKQISVLQASIARDRIPHAYLFYGMKGIGKRTVAEVFAKALNCKSRGDSPDACDRCSSCLKIDRRNHPDVITIKAEGQFIRVNEIRELQEQMKFRPFEGGKRVFIIVDADTMNIISANALLKTLEEPSTSNILILITSRPHQLPMTILSRCRQLRFNPLQRETVASFLQKKFSLDHQSSYLISSSSGGSIGKAMTLNDDSYLKMREAVVEIMSKIKMRDPLKLLSVANDFGQEKKEIMEKLSILITGYRDAMVYKETGETDRVINRDYIDIIKSVAEGLSGRKILNSIKAVDQAFHAMNQNANKQLTLESMMFKLSRYYE; encoded by the coding sequence ATGTCCTTCAAAGATATTTATGGTCATGAAAAACAGATAAGTGTCCTTCAGGCGTCTATCGCAAGGGATCGTATCCCCCACGCATATCTTTTTTACGGCATGAAAGGCATCGGCAAGAGGACGGTGGCAGAGGTCTTTGCCAAGGCCCTGAATTGTAAAAGTAGGGGAGACAGCCCTGATGCATGCGATAGGTGTTCGTCCTGTTTAAAGATAGACCGCAGAAATCATCCCGATGTCATAACAATAAAAGCCGAAGGGCAATTTATAAGAGTTAATGAGATCAGAGAACTCCAGGAGCAGATGAAATTCAGACCCTTTGAAGGGGGGAAACGGGTTTTTATCATCGTAGATGCCGATACAATGAATATCATTTCAGCCAACGCCCTCTTGAAGACATTGGAAGAACCATCGACATCCAATATATTGATATTGATCACATCACGTCCCCATCAACTTCCCATGACGATTCTCTCCCGGTGCCGGCAATTGAGGTTTAACCCTCTGCAGCGGGAAACGGTTGCCTCATTCTTACAGAAAAAATTTTCGCTGGATCACCAATCGTCTTATTTGATTTCTTCATCATCCGGCGGAAGCATTGGAAAAGCAATGACTTTGAATGATGATTCCTATCTCAAAATGAGGGAAGCAGTCGTTGAAATAATGTCAAAAATCAAAATGAGAGATCCCCTCAAATTGTTATCCGTCGCCAACGATTTCGGACAGGAAAAAAAAGAAATTATGGAAAAGCTCAGTATCTTAATAACCGGGTACAGGGATGCGATGGTTTATAAAGAAACCGGTGAAACGGATCGTGTTATCAATAGGGATTATATTGATATAATAAAATCTGTTGCGGAGGGTTTATCAGGGCGGAAGATTCTGAACAGCATAAAAGCCGTGGATCAAGCTTTCCATGCCATGAATCAGAATGCCAATAAACAATTGACTTTAGAGTCGATGATGTTTAAACTCAGCAGATATTATGAATGA
- a CDS encoding DUF1385 domain-containing protein: MTTTTTNEKPHPEDIAGGQAIIEGVMMRYGNKIAAAVRKPDKEIAFQEQYYVPLTKRYKFLGLAFVRGSVTLFEMMIIGMKCLLFSAELALTEDEKKPQKWEMTVSVMISFGAALFFFIVVPAYCFSLLKSAVSNTLLLNIMEGFIRLGLFLCFLGATLLMEDMRRVFMYHGAEHKTVFAWENGQELTVENIKKYSTRHPRCGTSFVLVVMVTAILVFSLLGRPDFVHRIFYKLMLLPVIAGISYEVIRFTGKYRNLKWVQIVSWPGLLLQKITTKEPTDDQIEVAIAAMKKVI, translated from the coding sequence ATGACTACAACAACAACGAATGAAAAACCTCATCCGGAAGATATTGCCGGTGGACAGGCAATTATAGAAGGCGTCATGATGCGTTACGGAAATAAAATCGCAGCCGCCGTCAGAAAGCCGGACAAGGAGATAGCCTTTCAAGAACAGTATTATGTTCCACTCACCAAAAGGTATAAATTCCTGGGATTGGCGTTTGTCCGCGGATCGGTCACTTTGTTTGAAATGATGATCATTGGGATGAAATGCCTTTTATTTTCCGCTGAGTTGGCCTTAACAGAAGATGAAAAGAAGCCGCAAAAATGGGAAATGACCGTTTCGGTAATGATCAGTTTCGGAGCGGCGTTATTCTTTTTCATCGTCGTGCCCGCCTACTGCTTTTCATTATTAAAAAGTGCGGTGTCCAACACACTGCTTTTGAACATTATGGAAGGTTTTATCCGCCTGGGACTTTTCCTGTGTTTTTTAGGCGCCACCCTGTTAATGGAGGATATGAGGCGTGTATTCATGTATCACGGGGCGGAACATAAAACGGTATTCGCCTGGGAAAACGGTCAGGAATTGACCGTCGAAAATATTAAAAAATACTCTACCCGGCATCCGCGCTGCGGGACAAGTTTTGTCCTGGTAGTCATGGTCACCGCGATCTTAGTGTTTTCACTGCTTGGAAGGCCTGATTTTGTGCATAGAATTTTTTATAAACTTATGCTCCTTCCTGTTATTGCCGGGATATCCTATGAGGTTATCCGGTTTACCGGAAAATACAGGAACTTAAAATGGGTACAAATCGTGAGTTGGCCGGGATTACTATTGCAGAAAATTACCACTAAGGAACCAACAGACGATCAGATTGAAGTAGCAATTGCAGCAATGAAAAAAGTTATTTAG
- a CDS encoding polyprenyl synthetase family protein, which produces MQIQDVFRYYGDDLKRVEEHMEMYLRSEVHLIPEIIQHLIGSGGKRFRPLLLLAASSLCGYRGEKRYPLSAVIEFIHTATLLHDDVIDAATTRRGKISANNVWGNAASVLVGDFLYSKSFKLMTEHGNLAVIKLLSTTTNTMSEGEVFQLVKCGDININEKEYLTIIEKKTAILISAACAVGGILGSASDTQIEALTRFGMRLGSAFQITDDTLDYVAKEEEFGKAIGKDIEEGKITLPLIRTMKKCTPEEKNIIRRAVENKEKDGQVISDILSLIHRYDGINYSLNKAKTYIDEGKEFLESFEDSEPKASLLAISDYIIERRL; this is translated from the coding sequence ATGCAGATACAGGATGTCTTCCGCTATTACGGGGATGACTTAAAACGCGTCGAAGAACACATGGAGATGTATCTTCGCTCCGAGGTGCATCTTATACCTGAAATCATCCAGCATCTCATAGGCAGCGGCGGGAAAAGGTTCAGGCCCCTCCTGCTGCTGGCCGCATCCTCTCTCTGTGGTTACAGGGGAGAAAAAAGATACCCCTTATCCGCCGTGATTGAATTCATCCATACAGCCACGCTGCTGCATGATGATGTAATCGATGCAGCAACAACGCGGAGGGGTAAAATTTCGGCGAATAATGTATGGGGGAATGCCGCCAGCGTACTTGTGGGTGATTTCCTCTATTCCAAATCCTTTAAACTGATGACGGAGCATGGCAACCTTGCCGTCATCAAACTCCTCTCAACAACGACAAACACCATGTCGGAAGGGGAAGTTTTTCAGCTTGTAAAGTGCGGCGACATCAATATAAACGAAAAAGAATACCTTACCATTATCGAGAAAAAAACGGCAATCCTCATCTCTGCAGCCTGTGCGGTGGGCGGGATTCTCGGCAGCGCATCAGATACTCAGATTGAGGCCCTGACCCGGTTCGGTATGCGCCTCGGCTCTGCCTTTCAGATAACCGATGACACCCTCGATTATGTTGCAAAGGAAGAAGAATTTGGAAAGGCCATCGGTAAGGATATTGAAGAAGGTAAAATAACCCTTCCCCTTATCCGTACCATGAAAAAATGTACACCCGAAGAGAAAAACATAATCAGAAGAGCTGTTGAGAATAAAGAAAAGGATGGACAGGTCATCTCAGATATTCTTTCTCTGATTCACCGTTATGACGGCATCAACTATTCCCTCAACAAGGCGAAGACATATATTGACGAGGGGAAGGAATTTCTTGAATCTTTTGAAGATTCTGAACCCAAAGCATCACTGCTTGCAATATCAGACTACATTATTGAAAGAAGGTTATAA
- the metG gene encoding methionine--tRNA ligase: protein MEKTYYITTPIYYVNASPHIGHSYTTIVADVLARYHRLSGYRTFFLTGTDEHGDKIAEAAQKSDTTPKEYADRISAQFRNLWPELAITNDYFIRTTDANHVETVRLILKKVYDAGDIYFGKYEGYYCVGCERFYMEKELVGGLCPDHQAAPEYREESNYFFRMSKYQDWLIEYINNHPDFIRPERYKNEVLAFLREPLEDLCISRPKSRLNWGITLPFDEDYVTYVWFDALINYITGPGYPDGVNFGIFWPHAEHLIAKDILKPHGIYWPTMLKAAGIEPYRHLNVHGYWIVDHSKMSKSLGNVVKPLELKDKYGIDPFRYFLLREMVFGLDSNFSEESFVRRINSDLANDLGNLVSRTMTMAMKYCAGKAPEAHTPSDEDRLLMEAAGRTVAEVKVCFQELALHKALIAIWEFINVANKYIVAQEPWKLAQDAVKKTRLETVIYNLLESLRIIAVLVSPFMPGSAQKIVDQLGITSADSKDFDSIRRWGGLTPGNNLNRADALFPRVNNEKEKEKPEVESTKVQPIKPFIDYGDFDKVDLRVARIIEAEAVPKSSKLLKLKIDMGEERTLVAGIAKDYKPEELIGKKIVVVANLKPTKLMGVESQGMLLAAETDDGLTLLSFDKDPKIGVSIR from the coding sequence ATGGAAAAAACATATTATATTACGACGCCGATATACTATGTCAACGCCTCACCCCATATAGGCCATTCCTACACCACTATTGTTGCCGATGTCCTGGCAAGGTATCACCGCTTATCCGGATACAGGACGTTTTTTCTGACCGGTACGGATGAACATGGCGACAAGATCGCTGAGGCTGCCCAGAAATCCGACACAACACCGAAAGAGTATGCAGATAGAATCAGTGCCCAATTCAGGAATCTATGGCCGGAACTCGCTATCACCAATGATTATTTTATCAGGACCACCGATGCCAATCATGTCGAGACGGTCAGACTGATCCTGAAGAAGGTCTACGATGCCGGCGATATCTACTTCGGAAAATACGAGGGATACTATTGTGTCGGCTGCGAGCGATTCTACATGGAAAAAGAACTGGTGGGGGGGCTCTGCCCGGATCATCAAGCAGCGCCGGAGTACCGGGAAGAGAGCAATTACTTTTTCAGAATGAGCAAATATCAGGATTGGCTGATAGAATATATCAATAATCATCCTGATTTTATCAGGCCGGAGCGTTATAAAAACGAAGTCCTTGCCTTCCTGAGAGAGCCTTTAGAAGATTTATGTATATCGAGGCCGAAGAGCAGGTTGAACTGGGGGATTACACTCCCCTTCGATGAAGACTACGTAACCTATGTATGGTTTGACGCCCTTATCAATTATATAACAGGACCGGGTTATCCGGACGGTGTAAATTTCGGGATATTCTGGCCCCATGCCGAGCACCTTATCGCTAAGGATATTCTCAAACCGCATGGAATTTACTGGCCCACGATGCTGAAGGCGGCCGGCATTGAACCGTACCGGCATTTGAACGTCCATGGCTACTGGATTGTTGACCATAGTAAAATGTCTAAAAGCCTCGGTAATGTTGTCAAGCCATTAGAATTAAAGGATAAATATGGAATTGACCCCTTCCGGTATTTTCTCCTGAGGGAAATGGTTTTCGGCCTCGATTCCAACTTCAGTGAAGAGAGTTTCGTCCGGAGGATAAACTCGGATCTGGCGAATGATCTTGGTAATCTGGTAAGCAGGACCATGACCATGGCTATGAAATACTGTGCAGGTAAGGCGCCTGAAGCCCATACGCCATCCGACGAAGACCGGCTGCTCATGGAAGCAGCGGGGAGAACTGTTGCTGAGGTGAAGGTATGCTTTCAGGAACTCGCCCTCCATAAGGCCCTGATTGCCATATGGGAGTTTATCAATGTGGCAAATAAGTATATTGTGGCGCAGGAGCCCTGGAAGCTTGCGCAAGACGCCGTAAAGAAGACCCGGCTGGAGACGGTTATCTATAACCTCTTGGAATCACTTCGTATAATTGCAGTCCTGGTTTCGCCATTCATGCCGGGCTCGGCACAGAAGATTGTGGATCAACTGGGTATCACGAGTGCAGATTCGAAGGATTTTGATAGTATCCGCCGCTGGGGGGGGCTTACTCCCGGGAATAATCTGAATAGGGCCGATGCACTCTTCCCGAGGGTTAACAATGAAAAAGAAAAGGAAAAACCGGAAGTGGAAAGTACTAAAGTCCAACCGATAAAGCCGTTCATCGATTATGGAGATTTCGATAAGGTAGACCTTCGCGTTGCAAGGATCATCGAGGCGGAGGCCGTTCCCAAATCAAGCAAGCTCCTGAAGCTGAAGATCGATATGGGTGAAGAAAGGACTCTCGTAGCGGGTATCGCGAAGGATTACAAACCTGAGGAACTCATCGGCAAAAAGATCGTCGTTGTGGCAAACCTGAAACCGACGAAGTTAATGGGTGTAGAATCCCAGGGGATGCTCCTGGCGGCTGAAACGGATGATGGCCTGACACTCCTGTCTTTCGATAAAGATCCTAAAATTGGTGTGAGTATCCGGTAA
- the ispH gene encoding 4-hydroxy-3-methylbut-2-enyl diphosphate reductase, translated as MNVKLARTAGFCMGVRRAVDMVLDIAQHKKKENVYTYGPLIHNPQTVELLRTRGIIPINHIDDIDESDKGATIIIRAHGISLEERKKIKAKGIKIIDATCPKVAHVQAIIKKHVSLEYTVLIIGDREHPEVNGLLGYAHSKGIVIGSADEIEKLPPLDKVCVVAQTTQSMDEFVDIVDKIRARFPDTLVFNTICDSTEKRQAEVKSLAAEMEAMFIIGGRNSANTKRLVRISELQGKPTFHIETADELNDIPANQYEKIGISAGASTPNWIIDRVVDGITSRQSEKEKKVGKLFKLWVFAVKTNVYSALGAGCLSLSSMLLQRLDVNMLNILITSLYVYAMHTLNRLIDRKSSTIIGSFREESYRKHEKAYVSAAIVSMILALASSFIAGINTFILLFLISALGVLYNTRILPEDWRFKSFKDLPGSKNIFVAMAWAAVAAVLPQFEIDLSITPGMIIAFLFTFGVVFVNSAISDIMDIQSDRLIGRETIPVLIGKKPTQILLKVILFMLFILLGISYPCGWTSSLSFALLVCIFFIWIYFKLYDKRAAFSGAVQEGILETSYILAGVSSLIWLYLRAVFTSI; from the coding sequence ATGAACGTTAAACTGGCCAGAACAGCAGGGTTTTGCATGGGTGTCAGAAGGGCCGTTGATATGGTCCTCGATATTGCCCAGCATAAGAAAAAAGAAAATGTCTATACCTATGGTCCCCTGATTCATAATCCCCAGACTGTTGAACTCCTCAGGACGAGGGGCATTATTCCTATAAATCACATCGATGATATTGATGAATCCGATAAAGGGGCAACAATCATAATCAGGGCACACGGCATATCACTCGAGGAAAGAAAAAAAATCAAGGCGAAGGGGATTAAAATAATTGATGCCACCTGCCCTAAGGTGGCTCATGTCCAGGCCATTATTAAAAAACACGTATCTTTGGAGTATACGGTTCTTATCATTGGCGACAGGGAACACCCGGAGGTGAATGGTCTGCTGGGCTATGCCCACAGCAAAGGGATCGTTATCGGCAGCGCTGACGAAATCGAAAAACTTCCTCCTCTGGACAAGGTTTGTGTGGTCGCTCAGACAACGCAGAGTATGGATGAATTTGTTGATATTGTAGATAAAATCAGAGCCAGATTTCCTGACACTTTAGTCTTCAATACCATTTGCGATTCCACAGAAAAGAGGCAGGCGGAAGTTAAAAGTCTGGCTGCAGAGATGGAGGCCATGTTTATTATCGGCGGCAGGAACAGTGCGAATACAAAAAGGCTGGTCAGGATTTCAGAGCTTCAGGGTAAACCGACGTTTCATATTGAAACTGCGGATGAATTAAATGATATACCCGCAAACCAGTATGAAAAAATCGGTATCTCTGCCGGAGCATCGACACCCAACTGGATCATTGACCGGGTTGTTGATGGTATTACAAGCCGGCAGAGCGAGAAAGAGAAGAAGGTTGGGAAACTCTTTAAATTATGGGTATTTGCTGTCAAAACGAATGTCTATTCAGCTCTGGGAGCAGGATGTCTATCGCTCTCAAGCATGCTGTTGCAGAGACTCGATGTGAATATGCTTAATATCCTGATAACATCCCTTTATGTGTATGCCATGCATACCCTCAACCGGCTCATCGACAGAAAATCAAGCACGATCATCGGCTCATTCAGAGAAGAGTCGTATCGAAAACACGAAAAGGCTTATGTATCAGCGGCGATTGTTTCCATGATTCTGGCTCTGGCAAGTTCTTTTATTGCAGGTATCAACACATTTATATTACTTTTTTTGATTTCCGCCCTTGGTGTGCTTTATAATACGAGAATACTTCCGGAGGACTGGCGATTTAAGAGTTTTAAAGACCTGCCGGGTTCAAAGAATATCTTCGTGGCCATGGCATGGGCTGCTGTAGCGGCGGTGTTGCCGCAGTTTGAAATCGACCTGTCGATTACCCCAGGTATGATTATAGCGTTTCTTTTTACCTTCGGTGTTGTTTTTGTCAACTCTGCCATATCTGATATAATGGACATCCAAAGCGATAGACTCATTGGAAGAGAAACGATTCCTGTACTCATCGGCAAGAAACCCACACAGATTCTCCTGAAGGTGATACTGTTTATGTTGTTCATTTTGCTTGGAATATCGTATCCCTGCGGATGGACTTCTTCATTGAGTTTTGCCCTTCTCGTATGCATATTTTTTATATGGATTTATTTCAAACTTTATGATAAAAGGGCGGCGTTTTCCGGCGCTGTACAGGAAGGTATTCTTGAGACCAGCTATATTTTGGCTGGTGTAAGTTCCCTCATATGGCTTTACTTGAGGGCGGTCTTTACTTCAATATGA
- a CDS encoding PilZ domain-containing protein, whose translation MDQERRRRLRVPMHIDVSVLLQGDVIQLQTLNVSLTGILCTSSNPRFQKDDLCTVIITLNKEFQISIDSKILRVEQKETAISFISTDDESFVHLKRMLQYNIGDAERIDEELRHPAF comes from the coding sequence ATGGATCAAGAGAGAAGAAGACGTTTGCGTGTGCCCATGCATATTGATGTTAGCGTTTTACTCCAGGGGGACGTGATACAGTTACAGACTCTCAACGTCAGCCTTACGGGGATTCTCTGTACCTCCTCCAATCCCCGGTTTCAAAAGGATGACCTTTGTACAGTAATCATTACTTTGAATAAGGAATTCCAAATTTCGATTGATTCTAAAATCTTGAGAGTAGAACAAAAGGAAACGGCCATCAGTTTTATTTCCACGGATGATGAAAGTTTTGTTCACTTAAAGAGGATGCTGCAATACAATATTGGGGATGCAGAACGCATTGATGAAGAACTGAGACATCCTGCTTTTTGA
- a CDS encoding lactate utilization protein, whose product MGNVVDSFWKIKLDDIKKSLEANNFEVFVVENTAEAKKIVLEEIIPKTGAKSVSWGGSMTFIATGLYEALKNDKKMKVLDTFDKTIPREENWERRKQSLLVDLFITGTNAVTESGMLVNLDMIGNRIGGISFGPKDVIILVGRNKIVADLEDAMMRIKNFAAPANAIRLALKTPCAKTSYCEECKSKDRICNNWAITEKSFPKGRIKVVLINENLGL is encoded by the coding sequence ATGGGTAACGTGGTTGACAGCTTCTGGAAGATTAAGCTCGATGATATCAAAAAATCATTGGAGGCAAATAACTTCGAGGTATTTGTGGTAGAAAATACCGCTGAAGCAAAAAAGATTGTTCTCGAAGAAATTATTCCCAAGACCGGCGCCAAGAGTGTTTCCTGGGGCGGTTCCATGACGTTTATCGCTACAGGGCTTTATGAGGCGCTCAAGAACGATAAGAAAATGAAGGTGCTTGATACCTTTGATAAAACCATCCCGCGCGAAGAGAACTGGGAACGCAGGAAACAGTCGCTCCTGGTGGACCTGTTCATCACAGGAACAAATGCGGTGACTGAATCGGGAATGTTGGTGAACCTTGATATGATAGGCAATCGCATTGGAGGCATTTCTTTCGGACCAAAAGATGTGATCATTCTGGTTGGGAGAAATAAGATCGTAGCGGATTTAGAAGACGCAATGATGCGTATCAAAAACTTTGCGGCGCCGGCAAACGCCATACGATTGGCGCTGAAAACACCCTGTGCTAAAACCTCTTATTGCGAGGAATGCAAAAGTAAGGATCGCATCTGCAACAATTGGGCGATTACGGAAAAGTCCTTTCCGAAAGGCAGGATAAAAGTCGTTTTGATAAACGAGAATTTAGGATTATAA